The DNA region AGCTTTTGCTTCTCCTTGGCGTTCCTGCCCCACAGCATGAATACTATGGGTTTTTCACGCTCGTTCAGCTTGCGTATCACAGCATCAGTCAGCTGTTCCCAGCCTATACCGCGGTGAGAATTTGCCTGTCCTGCACGTACTGTTAGTACAGCATTCAGCAGAAGGACGCCCTGACTTGTCCAGTCGGTAAGTTCGCCGTTATTCGGTATACGGAAACCCACATCGTTTTGCAGTTCCTTGAATATGTTCTGCAATGACGGGGGAGGCATTACACCTCTTTTGACCGAAAAACAAAGCCCGTGAGCCTGTCCTTCACCGTGATAGGGATCCTGTCCGATTATGACAACCTTTACGTCCTCGTACGCTGTGTATTTCAGGGCGTTGAAAATGTCATACATATTCGGGTAGATGGTCTGCTGTGCATATTCTCTTTTGAGAAATTCCCGAAGTTTCAGGTAGTATTCGCTCTTGAATTCCTCTGCCAGGATTTCATCCCAGCTGTTTCCGATATTTACCATCAGAATATACCGCCTGCTACTGCACCGATAACTATGCCGAGCACCATCACAGCAACTACTGCCAGTACGATGATCCTCATAAGCATGGGTTTTCTATCGGTCGGCACTGTGTTGTGGACAAGCTGCTTGTCAACTTCTTTTGCAAGTTTTGCAGACTCTGCTGCTTTGAAAGCATCGATATTCTTCTGAGGATTTCCGTACTTGTTTTTCATCTTGTTAGCCATTAGATTCATATCCTTTCCGATCAATACAGACAGTAAATATATTTCGCCGAGAGCTTTGATATAATATCAAGTTTCTTTGCCACTATATCCTCGGAGATGCTTCTCATTATCTCCTCGGCTTTTGCAGCTTCTTCTTCGGTGATACTGTCTGCGCTCATATTTGCTTCAACTGCCATTATCGTCAGCTCTGTCAGTTTGTCATCAAGCTGATGTATCCGCTGCTCATGACACTTATTTATCAGCTCATCACATATCTGCATATCTGATAGATTTTTCTTGACTTCGATGTGCAGAACAGAGAGATATTTCAGCGAGTAGGTGTATATGGCTGTAACTCTCTTAGCAAGATCTTTTTGCGTGCAGCTTTCGTGCATCTTATCAAGGCTTCTCTTTCGGTTGATGACAATTGCTGCAAGTCCTGCAACTACAGCGATCAAAGTCATGCCTATAGTTTTCGCCACAGGTGATCTTACTATACCGCCGCTTCCATCAGGCTTGCTGCTGTTTTTGCTGTCATATGCAGAGGCATCGCTGTTTTTGCCGTTAGAATTTTTGCCTATCGCTCCTCTGCCCCCTGACTTGCTGTTGGAACCATTACTGTTATTTTTAGGAGATGTTCTGCTGTTGGTATTGGCTTTGCTGTTGTTCAGAGGTTTTCGGGAACTGTTATTAATATCAGTTTTGCTGCTGTCGGGCTTGGAAGAACTGCTTGAGAGACTGCTTTCGTCCTTTTTATCTATGCCTTTCTCTTCCTTTGTCAGGTTTGGGTTGTCCCCATCGTATCCCGGTGTGAACTCCGCCGGCATCCATCCTGCACCTTCAATGAATACTTCTGTCCAGGCATGAGCACATTTGTCTTTTACTACCAGTTCGTATCTATCATCGTCCTTGGTTGCTGTCTGCAGCTGTGAGGGAAGTATCATGTAACCTTCGATATATCTTGCGGGATATCCGAATTTTCTAAGCAGATGAGTACCCGCGGTAGCGTAATAAGTACAATAGCCTTTTTTCTGATTGGTGAGGAAATAGTCGAGAAAATCCTCGCCCTCCGGAGTTTTGCCGGGATTTGTATCATAGGTGAACTTATTGTCGCTGAAATAATTCTTTATTGCAGAATATATCTCGTTATATGAGCAATATTCGGGGTCGTCCCTTAGATATTTCTTGCATATCTCTTTATAAACCGTATTAAGCGAATCGAGATCTACAGGGGTAGTATAATTGTGTTTTACATACTCCTTGTAAAGATTTGTGACATCCTGGAATTTTGGAGAAAAATGATCAAGATCTGCACTGACCAGACTATCTGTTCTCATTATCCAGCTCGGAGTACGGAAGGTCTTGTAGTAGACCGTGTAATTCTTGCTTGACTGGCTTATACGGACATATGAATCGTTGTAGGGTGTCATGCCGCTGTTTTCTCCAAGTGCGGAATATGAATAGCTGTAATCACAACTGTATGGTGCATAAACGAATTTTGAGCAGGCACCTTTGATAGTGATATTCATAGCCGAGTCGGATGAACCCGTTGCATCATCTGAATCACTCAGAAGCAGGCTGTCGTAATCCTGGATCCATCTTCCGGTTTCAGAAATATCTTCACTTATCTTTTTGATAGTATCGTCAGTTTCAAGTGGCTGCCATTGATTTTCAGCGTAGTCGCCGGCAACATAACCCCTAAGGTACATGGTGTAGTTGAAAGGTTCGGTGTTGATCACCATTGCCTTTGAACCATTAAAGCTTATACCGTTTGTAGTACCCAGGATACCGCCGTTGGTTCCGCCGACTGTTGTTACACCGAACAGGTTAGAACCGCCGTTAACATCTATAAGAAAATCATCAGCGTGGGTTATATCGAATCTTTCAGCTGCGTGGTGAAGATTGTATCTCAAATCAGCAAAGGAATCGGGTCGGTAAAAACCGCTGATCTTCGAGAATATAACTACTGCCAGAAATACGGAAGCAGTAACGATTGCAACGAATTTTATATACATCGTGTAGAATCCTGCTTTGGATTCAGATGATGTGAAGAAGAAAGTCTTTGATTTTTCATGGACAGCGAAAGTGTTGTTCCTGCCGGCTTTATTGGTAGTGTGGTTTATTATGTTCATAGCCAGCACAGTTATCCATGAAATAAGCATCATAAGCACGGAAACGGTAGGAACATCAAATCCGAGATATAATCCAACCTCCAGGATAGGGAAGGTAACGATGAACAGCATCGGAAAATCTATCCTCACCACACAGGCTATTACAGTACCGATCGCTATAAAAAGTATCACAGCAGAGAAGAAATAATACAAGCCTTGGTTTACTGCGGATGCTGTCGTAAGGTACTCTTTATATACGCCTGTGTTCTGTCCGGGCAGGTCGCCTTTGGTAAGATATCCGTGGGCAGCTGCCAGAGCGCCGTATTTTATTAGTTTTATTTTTCCTATCAGCGGGACGATGTACATAACACCGACTATGCCCGCGCATATTTTTATTATTTTGTGTTTTGAAGCCAGAAGTCCGAAGGCAAGAACGGCTACTGTGCTGTCATAAGCCAGCAGCATCGGGCTGATGTTTGCATCGGTAAAGCAGTTTCCCAACAGTGCCGCAGAAAATGTAGCTAAGAGGGCGATGATGATCCTGAAAGCGAAGAACAGTCCCGAGGAATGGAGCTGTGTCAGTCTCATTTCTATATCACCATCTATGCAGATACCCCCGCTGCCGATTAGTCCGGCTTCACTTTTTGTTTTGTTACTCATTCTGTCACCTTTATCTTTATCTTAGAGCGTTTATCTGCTCTCATTAGTTTCTCCTCTCTTACAGACATAGTTCCCGTATAGAACCATCGAGCTGACCCGGATAAATTGGGATAAGCTCTGCAAATTCATCATAAAGGGCTGTCTGTGAGACCTTATCTGTCATAAGCAGATACGTATATTTGTGTGCAAGCTCTGCATCACTCATAAGTTCTGTTGCATTGGGACTGTATCCGGTTGAAATATATATAAGATGTCCGCACTTAACGCTCTCGGAAGTTCCGATATAATCAGTAAGAACTGCGTCCTTTGTATCGTATAGTCTTGCCTGCAAAAGCATTCCCACCATCGTGCTGTGACTCTCGTCATCGCTGATGTTCTGCTCGATGGACATCTGTCTGTCAGCGTCGTAGAAAACTGTCCTGTGGGGAACTTCGTTTTCAAGCAGGTATTCTGACACTGAAGCCACAGTTTCGACCACTGAATCGAACAATGTCAGTTCATCCGCTTTTCCCTCAACTTTGGAGAGGTCTACCATCAGCAATATGGAATTTGCTATCGGCAGTGAGTAATCCTTGACCATGGTCTTATCCTGCTTGGCCGAAAGCTTCCAGTGTATGCGGTTTAGCTTATCACCCTCCACATAATCTCTTATATCGAATATCTCGGAGGGGTCATCGCCCTTTTGTGTTTTTGAATACTCGTCGCTTTCGAGTCCCATATCTGCGTAATTTGCTATCTCGTTTTCAAGCGGGATATAATCGGGGAGTATGGTAACTGTGCAGTTACTATCAGAAAGAAAATTGTTTTTGCTCTTGACTTTCATGGTAAATATCTTCAGCATATCCGATATTTTGCACTTTTTTATATTGAAATCCACCGTTCCGCAGTGTATGCCTGATACGCACATTGTCAGCACTTGGGTCTCGTGAGGATAAACGGGTGTGTTTATCTTGACGATATTGGTTTTTCCGTCTATCCTGTTTGAATAGGATATCTCGATAAGCAGATTGGGGCATGGCAGCATCGAATCGTTGCTTACTTTTATCCGAATGGGTAGTTTAGCAGTTCTGCTGACAACCGACTGCTTATCCGCAAAACCGATCTTAAGCTTTTTGGCTGTACACAGCGTCATTATGAAAAGTACGATTGGTGTCACCAGCAGAAAAGCAAACAGATAGAAAGAAAATGGGTGTTCATATAATATGTAGAAAAATACAGAAGCTATCAGCAGTACCGTGTATAAAAATGGCATGGCATTTCTCCTGTATTATCTTGCAACTCTGGGCACTTCAACGGTGCTGAGTATATCTCTGAGCACCTGTTCACCGGTCACGCCGTTTATCTTTGCCTTTGAATTGAAAACTACTCTGTGCAGCACAACATCGTTGAATGTATAAGCGACATCATCGGGGATAACATAATCTCTGCCCTTTAGGAGCGCTGTTGCTTTTGTCATTCTCAGCAGTGCGATGGTTCCTCTGGGTGAAAGACCCAGTTTGATGAACTGGTGGTTTCTTGTGGCAGCAGCAAGTCTTGCAATATAGTCTATAACCTGATCGGCTATATATATATTCTCAACTTCGTGTCTTGCCTTGATGATATCCTCGGCATTTACCACAGGATTTACGCTGTCAACAGGAACAAGACTCTGCTTAGCTTTAAGCATCATTACTTCGTTTTCTACCGAGGGATAACCCATGGTCAGCCTTACGATAAATCTATCCATCTGAGACTCGGGAAGCATCTGTGTACCGATCGAACCTATGGGGTTCTGTGTTGCGATAACTATGTAAGGGTCGGGAGCTTTTCTTGTAACTCCGTCAACAGTTACCTTGCCCTCTTCCATTATCTCCAGCAGTGCTGACTGAGTCTTTGAAGAAGTTCTGTTGATCTCATCTGCAAGGAACAGGTTTGTAAGGGCAGCGCCCTGTTTGTATTCAAAACGCTGTGTCTGCTTATTGAGGATATTGAAGCCTG from Ruminococcus albus AD2013 includes:
- a CDS encoding uracil-DNA glycosylase, which produces MVNIGNSWDEILAEEFKSEYYLKLREFLKREYAQQTIYPNMYDIFNALKYTAYEDVKVVIIGQDPYHGEGQAHGLCFSVKRGVMPPPSLQNIFKELQNDVGFRIPNNGELTDWTSQGVLLLNAVLTVRAGQANSHRGIGWEQLTDAVIRKLNEREKPIVFMLWGRNAKEKQKLITNSRHLVLTAAHPSPLSAYNGFFGCRHFSIANEFLAQTGQEPIDWSISDK
- a CDS encoding transglutaminase-like domain-containing protein; protein product: MSNKTKSEAGLIGSGGICIDGDIEMRLTQLHSSGLFFAFRIIIALLATFSAALLGNCFTDANISPMLLAYDSTVAVLAFGLLASKHKIIKICAGIVGVMYIVPLIGKIKLIKYGALAAAHGYLTKGDLPGQNTGVYKEYLTTASAVNQGLYYFFSAVILFIAIGTVIACVVRIDFPMLFIVTFPILEVGLYLGFDVPTVSVLMMLISWITVLAMNIINHTTNKAGRNNTFAVHEKSKTFFFTSSESKAGFYTMYIKFVAIVTASVFLAVVIFSKISGFYRPDSFADLRYNLHHAAERFDITHADDFLIDVNGGSNLFGVTTVGGTNGGILGTTNGISFNGSKAMVINTEPFNYTMYLRGYVAGDYAENQWQPLETDDTIKKISEDISETGRWIQDYDSLLLSDSDDATGSSDSAMNITIKGACSKFVYAPYSCDYSYSYSALGENSGMTPYNDSYVRISQSSKNYTVYYKTFRTPSWIMRTDSLVSADLDHFSPKFQDVTNLYKEYVKHNYTTPVDLDSLNTVYKEICKKYLRDDPEYCSYNEIYSAIKNYFSDNKFTYDTNPGKTPEGEDFLDYFLTNQKKGYCTYYATAGTHLLRKFGYPARYIEGYMILPSQLQTATKDDDRYELVVKDKCAHAWTEVFIEGAGWMPAEFTPGYDGDNPNLTKEEKGIDKKDESSLSSSSSKPDSSKTDINNSSRKPLNNSKANTNSRTSPKNNSNGSNSKSGGRGAIGKNSNGKNSDASAYDSKNSSKPDGSGGIVRSPVAKTIGMTLIAVVAGLAAIVINRKRSLDKMHESCTQKDLAKRVTAIYTYSLKYLSVLHIEVKKNLSDMQICDELINKCHEQRIHQLDDKLTELTIMAVEANMSADSITEEEAAKAEEIMRSISEDIVAKKLDIISKLSAKYIYCLY
- a CDS encoding DUF58 domain-containing protein; the protein is MPFLYTVLLIASVFFYILYEHPFSFYLFAFLLVTPIVLFIMTLCTAKKLKIGFADKQSVVSRTAKLPIRIKVSNDSMLPCPNLLIEISYSNRIDGKTNIVKINTPVYPHETQVLTMCVSGIHCGTVDFNIKKCKISDMLKIFTMKVKSKNNFLSDSNCTVTILPDYIPLENEIANYADMGLESDEYSKTQKGDDPSEIFDIRDYVEGDKLNRIHWKLSAKQDKTMVKDYSLPIANSILLMVDLSKVEGKADELTLFDSVVETVASVSEYLLENEVPHRTVFYDADRQMSIEQNISDDESHSTMVGMLLQARLYDTKDAVLTDYIGTSESVKCGHLIYISTGYSPNATELMSDAELAHKYTYLLMTDKVSQTALYDEFAELIPIYPGQLDGSIRELCL
- a CDS encoding AAA family ATPase yields the protein MSTNLTEGQRAVLAMSQNVIGEVKKVIIGKDEIIIKVLLSILAGGHILIEDIPGVGKTTLAVALSKALSLDYKRLQFTPDVLPTDVTGFNILNKQTQRFEYKQGAALTNLFLADEINRTSSKTQSALLEIMEEGKVTVDGVTRKAPDPYIVIATQNPIGSIGTQMLPESQMDRFIVRLTMGYPSVENEVMMLKAKQSLVPVDSVNPVVNAEDIIKARHEVENIYIADQVIDYIARLAAATRNHQFIKLGLSPRGTIALLRMTKATALLKGRDYVIPDDVAYTFNDVVLHRVVFNSKAKINGVTGEQVLRDILSTVEVPRVAR